Sequence from the Caballeronia sp. SL2Y3 genome:
GCGGGCCAGACGGCGGGCACCACGTCGTACAGCATCGCGCTCTCCGCATGCTCGCCGGTCACGAGCACGAGCAAGGCATCGGTGTTCTATGAAGCAGGCACCACGGTCGATCCTTCCGATGGCCGTCTGCTCGTGGCTGCCGGCGGCGCGGGCAACGTCAAGCTGGAACTGCTGAACCAGGACGGATCGCAGATCAAGGCTGGCTACTCGAGCGACCTGCAGAACTCGAAGCCGGCGTCCATCGCGTCGGGCGCGGCAACGCTGTTCTACGACGTGCGCTACTACGCCACCGGCGCGACGTCCGCAGGTCCGGCGAACTCGTCGGTCGTGTACAGCATCGACTACCAATAAGCGGTGTCGTGACAGCGGACCATTCGCTTCGCACATTCGCGAATGGTCCGGTGCAAGGGCGGGCGCAAGCCCGCCTCTCCTTGATATCGTGCTTCGCTTGGGCGCTTCTTCGTCACTATGAAACTGTTTAGCCGACTCGCATCCGTCGCGGTGCTCCTCGCCGCGATCCAGGGCTTCGCCCCGCAGGCCCGTGCTTCGGTGGTCATCGCCGGTACGCGCGTGGTGTATAACCAGAGCGATTCCGAAGTCACCGTCAAGCTGACCAACAACGGCAAGCTCCCCGGTCTCACGAAGGTCTGGATCGACAAGGGCGATGCCGACGCCAAGCCGGATACGATCGACGTGCCGTTCACCATCACCCCGCCGATGATGCGTATCGATCCGGGCAAGTCGCAGACGCTGCGCATCATGTCGACCGGCGAGCCTCTGCCCGGCGACGCCGAATCCGTCCTTTATCTCAACGTGCTGGAAGTGCCGCCCAAGCCAACAGGCGATGAAGCGAGCGCCAATCAGCTGCAACTCGCGTTCCGTACGCGCATCAAGTTCTTCTATCGCCCGACGGGGCTGAAGGGGCAGGCGAGCGACGCGCCCGAAGCCATTGTGTGGCATCTGAAGCGCGAAGGCGGCAAGAACACGCTGGTGGCCGATAACCCCACGCAGTATCACGTATCGTTCGACCGCATCGACCTCACCGATGGCGTGCATACGGCGCAATTCACCGACGGCGGCATGGTCGGACCAGGCCAGAGCCGCGCGTTCCCGCTCAAGGGCGAGCTTCCCGCTGCCGGCGCGAAGGTGCGCTATACCGCGATCAACGACTACGGCGGCCCGCAGGCCGGTGACGCCACGCTCGCGCCCTGACCGGCGGCATCCCGACAGTCCCGAGCCGGCTGCCCGACGCCCGCGCCGTCGCGCGCCGCAATGACCCCGTGAAGATGCACTAGCGCGCATGCCCTTGCGGCATGCCCGGGATCGCTGTGCCCGTATATTTCGGATAACTGAATGAAAACGCACTACTGCAGCGCCCATCTGTCCGGCGCGCGATTAAGACCTGTCACGCTGTTCACGCTCCAGGCTCTGGCCGCCATGGGCGTAAGCGCGCACGCCTGGGCGGACGCTTCTGCGCAGCCCGCAGCCGTCGAATTCAACGAGCAGTTTCTCGATTCCGGCGGCGGCCAGAAGCTGGACATCTCACGCTTCAATCACGGGCAGCCGGTCCTGCCCGGCACGTATCGCGCCGATACATACGTCAACAACGTATGGCGCGGCAAGTTCAGCGTCGATGTGCGCGACTCCACGGAGCACCCGGGTGTGGTGCAACCATGCGTGACGGCGGATCTGCTCGAACGCTTCGGTGTCGATTTGCGCAAGCTCTCGCCCGAAGCCGCCGCGAAGCTGGAAGCGGCCGGCAATGCGTGCCTGACGCTGCCCGAACTGATCCCGGGCGCGATCGCCACGTTCGACGGCGGGGAGCAGCGTCTCGATGTGAGCGTGCCGCAAATCGCGATGAACAGCAGGGCGCGCGGCTATGTCGATCCGAAGTATTGGGACGACGGCATCAACGCGGGCACGTTCCAGTACAACGCGAACGTGTATCACAGCTCCGCGGGCGGTTTCGACAACAATTCGGCCTACCTCGGGCTGATCGGCGGCATCAATCTTGGTCCGTGGCGTTTCCGCTATCAGGGCAACGTCACGCACAACAGCATCAGCGGCTCGCATTATCAAAGCGTGCAGACGTATGCGCAGCGTGCGTTCAAGGACATCAAGAGCCAGTTCACGGTTGGCGACACCTTCACGGACGGCGCGCTGTTCGACAGCTTCGGCTTACGCGGCGCGACGCTCGGCACCGACGACCGCATGTTCCCGGAGTCGCAGCGCGGCTACGCGCCGGTGGTGCATGGCATCGCCAATAGCAATGCCCGCGTGCAGGTCAGGCAGAACGGCAACATCATCTACGAGACGACGGTCGCGCCGGGCGCGTTCGAGATCGACGACCTGTATCCGACGGGCTACGGCGGCAATCTCGATGTGATCGTCACCGAGGCCGACGGCACTCAGCACATCTCGACGGTTCCGTACGCGGCGGCGGTGAATGCGCTGCGGCCGGGCGTCACGCGCTATAGCGCGAGCATCGGCGAGTATCGCGATCCGAACATCAATATTCATCCGTTCGTTTCGCAGTTCACGCTGCAGCGGGGCATCAGCAATCTGGTGACGCTGTACGGCGGCGTGAGCGCGGCGGACATGTACTTCTCGACGATGATCGGCACCGCGCTCAATACGAGCGTCGGCGCGTTCGGTCTCGACGTGACGCAGGCGAGCGCGAGCTTCAAGGGCTACGGCACGCGCAACGGCGCGAGCGTGCGACTCAGCTATTCGCGCCTGTTCGAGCCGACGAATACGAATATCGCCATTGCCGCGTATCGCTATTCGACGAGCGGCTTCTTCTCGCTGCCCGACGCGATGATGATGCGTCAGCTGAACGCCGAGCATCAACTCGGTCTCATGACCGCGCTGCAAAAGTCGCGCGTGCAGTTCACGCTGAATCAGAGCATCGGCGAGGGCGCGCGGTACGGCTCGCTCTATGCGATGGGTTCGTTCCAGACGTACTGGAACCGCTCCAGTCACGATACGCAGCTGCAAATCGGCTACACCAACAGCTGGAAGCGCATGACCTACGGCGCGTCGTTCGTGCGGCAGTTCCAGGTGAACACGAACCGGTGGGACAACCGCATCATGCTGAACATGTCCATCCCGCTGGGATTCGGGGCGCACGCGCCGCAGTCGACCACCAATTTCCAGCACGACACCAGCAACGGCAGCTCGACCATCCAGCAATCGGTCACGGGCACGCTCGGCGTCGACAATGCATTCAGCTACGGCATCAACGCGAACTTCAACGACGGCGGCAGTCACGCCAGCAGTTCGGCGAGCGCGGGCGGCAACGTCGGTTATGTCGCGCCGTTTGCGATGCTTACCGCGAATGCGAGCACGGGCCGCAACTTCTCGCAGGTCGGCGCGGGCATGTCGGGCGGCGTGGTGGCATGGCGCGACGGCGTCGCATTCACGCCGAACATGGGCGATACGGTCGCTGTCGTCGAAGCGAGCGATGCGGCCGGCGCACGACTTGCCAACGGTGCGGGCTTGCGCGTGGACCGGTGGGGACACGCCGTCGTCTCGGGCATGCAGCCGTATTCGAACAACGACATCGAACTGGACCCGAAGGGCTTGCCGATCAACATCGCGCTGAAGTCGACCGTGCAGCGAACGGCGCCGACTGCGGGCGCCGTGGTGCGCCTCAAGTTCGAGACGGAGAACATGGGCAAGCCAGCGGTCATGCGCGTCTCGCAGGCGGACGGCCAGCCGTTGCCGTTCGGCTCCGAAGTGTTCGACGCCGAGAATCGCAACGTCGGCACGGTGGCGCAGGGCAGCCGCATCATCGCGACCGGTTTGAAGTCCGACGCCGGCACGCTGAACGTGAAGTGGGGCGAAGCGCCCGAGCAGCGTTGCGTGGTGCGCTATCAGTTGCCCGCGGTGACGGATGCCTCGAAACCGAACTCCATCAGCATATCGGACGCTGTCTGTCAGTGAGCGCCGTTCACATTCATTGAGTCAGGAAACCAGAATGAAAATCATGAATCGGCTCGCAGCCGGACTGCTGCGGTGTGTGTTGTGCTGGGTCGCTGCACTGGTGTTCGTGCCGTCGTCTGCCTGGGCGACGGCAACCTGCACGGTCAACTACAGTTCGTTCACGTTGACGCTTCCGCCGTCGGTGGCCGTGGCGCGCGATCTGCCGAATGGATCGATTCTCACGGCATGGTCACTGTCGCCCTCGAAGAACGACTATTGGACCTGCATCGTCACCGGGCAGGTCTATACGGGAACCGACTTCGAAACCGCGGGTATCACGACCGCCGGACCGACCGTGTACACCGCGAACTATCAGGGCGTCGATTTCGAGGTGTATCCGACCAACGTGCCGGGCGTGGGCATCGCGATGGGCGGCTATGTCATTCCGAACAGCCTGCCCGCCGGGCCGCGCACGTTCTCGAAGCTCGGCCGTCAGTGGAACGCGAATGGCACCATCTACAACGGCGGACAGTTGATCGTCGCCCTCGTGAAGATCGGCGACATCACGCCCGGCACCGCGACCGGCATGATCGCGCAGGCGTTCTCGTGGCAGACGCTGACGCCGCCGCCTGCGGGGGACGTGCCGTCGGCCGGTGTCATCAACTTCTATATCACGCCGGTGGTCATCACCGTGCTGACCTGTCAGACGCCCGATGTCACGGTTCCCATGGGCATTCAGGGACCGGCGGACCTGCCGAGCATCGGCCCTGCGCCGAACAAGGTGTCATCGTTCAATATGAGCCTGAATAACTGCCCCGGCGGAACGCCCGTGAGCGGAACATTGGCACGGCAGATTCACAGCATTCAGTACAGGATCGATCCATCGAACGGACTCGTGTCCGGCTATAGCAACGTGGCCGCGTTGAGCGGATCGCCGAGCGCGGCGGGCGTCGGCATTCAGCTCTACGACAACACGGGCGCGGTGTTTCCCTATGGCACGTATGTGACGCTGAACGGATTCGACAGTACGAACGGCGGCAACTACACCATACCGATGCAAGCGCGCTCCTACCGCACAGGCGCGCTCGGTGCCGGTCCCGCGAACGCGACCATGACGATGACCGTGCTGTACCAGTGATCCGTGAAGCGGCGGCATGGCGTGCGTCATGTCGCCGTCGAGCGGCCAGCAACAGAGATCAAGGAGAAGCAAAACATGAAGAAACTGAAGATCGGGATCGTGGCCCTTGGGCTCACGTGCGCCGCGTCGGCGTTCGCGGCCGACGCCACGCTGACATTCACCGGCACCATTATCCTGCCGACGTGTACTGTCGATTCGAACTCCGTCAATCAAACGATCGCCCTCGGGACCGCGAGGACGACGGATTTCGCCGCCGTGGGCAACACGAAGAACCCTACTCCCTTCAACATCACGCTGAACAACTGCGCGGCCAACACGAACGTGGCGATGACCGTCAACGGAACCTCCGATACGGTCCAAAGCGTGCTCGCGAACACCGGCACGGCGGCGCAAGTCGGCGTGCAGCTGTTGAAGGCCGTCAACGCAGGCGATACGACCGGCACGCCGATTACCCTGAATTCGTCCCTGAACATAGGGACTGTGGGTGCGACCAACTCCCTGACCATTCCGATGGTGGCTCAGTTCTATCGCCTCGGTACGATGACAGGCGGCACCGTGTCCGCAACGGCCACCGTCAACTTCGCCTATAACTGATACGCAGGATTGCAGAATATCCGTACGAGGCCCTATAGCGTTACGCCGGGTCCGCGCGGAGAATTGGGCCGGTGGCGCATCAACGGCGTCATCGTCCCTTGTACGTTAGAACCTAGAGAAACTGAAATGCAAAGAATCGAACGAAACGCCCTGGCTTACAGTGATGTGGCAGGCGGCACCACCAAGGCAACCAGCAGCTCGTCATCCTCCACGAACGTCTCGATTTCGATTGCCGGAGCGTCGAGCGGGTCCGGCGGCTCCAGCAACAACTCGAATGACAAAGCCACCCTCACGATCGGAGTGAGCACGCACTGATCGCGCGCTTTGTCGAACAGGCCATCCTCGTCGAAGGGTGGCCTGTTTTTTTTAGGGATTCGAGCAACGCGGGTTTGCTGCCATTGATCAGTTACATGTGTGATAAGTCTGCGAGCTCACATGGATAGCGCGCCACTTTGCTTACGAGTCGATTAATACCTTGCCATTACCAAACGAATCATCGTCGGGAATTGCCTCTTGTCGCTTCTTTCAGAGTTTTCGCGGTTTACCGTCATACGCGAACTATCTAATATCCGTCGTTCAGGAATATTAAATGGTTCCTGACGAAGCCCGAGATATGAAGGGCAGGTGATCGAGCGGACTGAAATTAGTTCGGACCACGTATATTCAGCAACTGGCAGGAGGAATGAAATGCAAAAGATCGAACGCAATGCACTGGCTCAAGCAGCACTGGCAGGCGGTTGCCACAAGGCAAGCAGCCGCTCGTCGGCGAACACGACGGTGGTTATTTACATCCAGGGTAAGTAACTCGCTTCGCTTTGCATAACCGGCTGTTTTCCCGCCTGCGCCGTTTCCGCGGGGAATAGCCAAAGCGGGGCGGGGCCGCGGACCCGCCCCGCCGTGTTCCAGAAAGAGTTCGTCATGCCTGCTTTGCGTCCCGCGTTGAAAAAATGGCTTGCCCTACGAAAGCATCGCATGCGCCGTTTTATCGTCGGCCGAATCCCCATGCGTTCGGTCGAGGCGCTTGCGTGTTTCTCGTGGAGCGTGCGTAGCCTGTTCGACGCGACTTGTCGCGCGAATGGCCGTATTCGTGCCGAGATTGCAAGCTCAGTCCTTCGGTTGCCACAGAGCCGCGCGAACCGGGCGTGTTTCGGCGCGCAGGTCGAAAAGCTCATCGATCAGCGC
This genomic interval carries:
- a CDS encoding fimbrial protein, which translates into the protein MKIMNRLAAGLLRCVLCWVAALVFVPSSAWATATCTVNYSSFTLTLPPSVAVARDLPNGSILTAWSLSPSKNDYWTCIVTGQVYTGTDFETAGITTAGPTVYTANYQGVDFEVYPTNVPGVGIAMGGYVIPNSLPAGPRTFSKLGRQWNANGTIYNGGQLIVALVKIGDITPGTATGMIAQAFSWQTLTPPPAGDVPSAGVINFYITPVVITVLTCQTPDVTVPMGIQGPADLPSIGPAPNKVSSFNMSLNNCPGGTPVSGTLARQIHSIQYRIDPSNGLVSGYSNVAALSGSPSAAGVGIQLYDNTGAVFPYGTYVTLNGFDSTNGGNYTIPMQARSYRTGALGAGPANATMTMTVLYQ
- a CDS encoding fimbria/pilus outer membrane usher protein → MKTHYCSAHLSGARLRPVTLFTLQALAAMGVSAHAWADASAQPAAVEFNEQFLDSGGGQKLDISRFNHGQPVLPGTYRADTYVNNVWRGKFSVDVRDSTEHPGVVQPCVTADLLERFGVDLRKLSPEAAAKLEAAGNACLTLPELIPGAIATFDGGEQRLDVSVPQIAMNSRARGYVDPKYWDDGINAGTFQYNANVYHSSAGGFDNNSAYLGLIGGINLGPWRFRYQGNVTHNSISGSHYQSVQTYAQRAFKDIKSQFTVGDTFTDGALFDSFGLRGATLGTDDRMFPESQRGYAPVVHGIANSNARVQVRQNGNIIYETTVAPGAFEIDDLYPTGYGGNLDVIVTEADGTQHISTVPYAAAVNALRPGVTRYSASIGEYRDPNINIHPFVSQFTLQRGISNLVTLYGGVSAADMYFSTMIGTALNTSVGAFGLDVTQASASFKGYGTRNGASVRLSYSRLFEPTNTNIAIAAYRYSTSGFFSLPDAMMMRQLNAEHQLGLMTALQKSRVQFTLNQSIGEGARYGSLYAMGSFQTYWNRSSHDTQLQIGYTNSWKRMTYGASFVRQFQVNTNRWDNRIMLNMSIPLGFGAHAPQSTTNFQHDTSNGSSTIQQSVTGTLGVDNAFSYGINANFNDGGSHASSSASAGGNVGYVAPFAMLTANASTGRNFSQVGAGMSGGVVAWRDGVAFTPNMGDTVAVVEASDAAGARLANGAGLRVDRWGHAVVSGMQPYSNNDIELDPKGLPINIALKSTVQRTAPTAGAVVRLKFETENMGKPAVMRVSQADGQPLPFGSEVFDAENRNVGTVAQGSRIIATGLKSDAGTLNVKWGEAPEQRCVVRYQLPAVTDASKPNSISISDAVCQ
- a CDS encoding fimbrial protein codes for the protein MKKSLISALIAGLLSVAAGGAFASDGTITFNGALTAATCTINGNGTSSKDFTVTLPTVSTSTLTAAGQTAGTTSYSIALSACSPVTSTSKASVFYEAGTTVDPSDGRLLVAAGGAGNVKLELLNQDGSQIKAGYSSDLQNSKPASIASGAATLFYDVRYYATGATSAGPANSSVVYSIDYQ
- a CDS encoding fimbrial protein, which codes for MKKLKIGIVALGLTCAASAFAADATLTFTGTIILPTCTVDSNSVNQTIALGTARTTDFAAVGNTKNPTPFNITLNNCAANTNVAMTVNGTSDTVQSVLANTGTAAQVGVQLLKAVNAGDTTGTPITLNSSLNIGTVGATNSLTIPMVAQFYRLGTMTGGTVSATATVNFAYN
- a CDS encoding fimbria/pilus periplasmic chaperone, translated to MKLFSRLASVAVLLAAIQGFAPQARASVVIAGTRVVYNQSDSEVTVKLTNNGKLPGLTKVWIDKGDADAKPDTIDVPFTITPPMMRIDPGKSQTLRIMSTGEPLPGDAESVLYLNVLEVPPKPTGDEASANQLQLAFRTRIKFFYRPTGLKGQASDAPEAIVWHLKREGGKNTLVADNPTQYHVSFDRIDLTDGVHTAQFTDGGMVGPGQSRAFPLKGELPAAGAKVRYTAINDYGGPQAGDATLAP